In a single window of the Necator americanus strain Aroian chromosome X, whole genome shotgun sequence genome:
- a CDS encoding hypothetical protein (NECATOR_CHRX.G25789.T1), with protein sequence MQFSGQQVFAWIILLLAFEVVTAGLLISSITMACIVVVAGPFCCQKCRMSTTFIVLLTGVCVGTACFVYWQANLEGQTFTLQHTPVHDLFSYEYGHERSILSWSFYMAVTSAGLFGLSAILLCISSRIGDEFNGDMIATV encoded by the exons ATGCAGTTCAGTGGTCAGCAAGTATTTGCATGGATTATCCTGTTATTAG CTTTCGAAGTGGTTACTGCTGGACTTCTTATATCATCGATAACTATGGCATGTATTGTGGTTGTGGCTGGTCCATTTTGTTGTCAAAAATGTCGTATGTCAACAACATTCATCGTACTTTTGACGG GAGTATGTGTAGGAACtgcttgttttgtttattggCAAGCGAATCTGGAAGGACAAACATTCACATTGCAACATACTCCAGTACATGATTTATTTTCGTATGAATAT GGACATGAAAGGAGTATCTTGTCCTGGTCATTTTATATGGCTGTTACTAGCGCTGGTCTTTTTGGTCTTTCTGCTATTTTGTTAT gCATCTCTTCTCGTATTGGAGACGAGTTTAATGGCGACATGATAGCAACAGTATGA
- a CDS encoding hypothetical protein (NECATOR_CHRX.G25788.T3), with product MMQAKKIKYVIGLTETRRRHPLNAVYETGKELLLRTCDSEGVGGVGVLVKTSMAKNIDSFEQLTTQIGRLRMRRCGPTPALTIFVANAPTSSYEEEEVEAFYMDLEKFYREDRAFYKVIIGDFNAKVGPRRTPEELYIGTHGLQWNDQGERLSEFMMTTKNIHGNSQFQKPSCLHWTWESPGGGCRNEIDHIIVNKRFCLTDVLSLLYQSSIRDRTIASSEEDFLHKERAEKAVKLRKRNPRTIINWDLFATLAGFWEDSAMDNFDEEYDRLVDHLHDCAKKAESFKSTKRRRSLETLELIHQRGAARAEGNQEPTSELARLCREAIKEDLKERRAEVLAEAAKAGKSIRYARQDFASRKTRMTALWNPKGTTIASRRGMEKIIYDFYSNLFDSHVHLPPHHLREDGQVIPEVIPSEIRHAIMSVRNRTAPSPDRIRPEHLKSLPPVLINTLARLFTRYLSECKVPKQWKTSKTVLFYKKGDPHDIGNYRPICLLSVIYKLFTRVILNRIEKVLDEGQPCEQAGFRKGFSTIDHIHTVSKLIEVLREYKMPLCPTIIDLKKAFDSVETEVVVEALDNQGVPTQYIKVLRELYSKFTTGISPFYKNIIIDVKRADDMGVKVDGRQLHHLRFADDIVLITPSINQAERMLTFECRRNMWMHRSSAESTKDDVHAERMGLGCPIHAQRNEHIRMHQLRLSGSGTEHDERPDPELGRRRRAAWGAYKSIEDVVKKTRNTRLRAHLFNTTVLPALTYASETWAFRKQEENAMSVIERAVERVMLGASRFTQVRDGIRSPLLRQRSKIRDAAVFAKESKIRWVGHVMRFNDNRWARAVSVWVARDIKRTTGRPPTPWSDFFTKSFKERYDALRVPRERRNHLATLTRDRDKWKNYWRPLDQFEDQRESR from the exons atgatgcaagccaagaagattaagtatgtcatcggactgaccgagacgagacgacgtcaccctctcaacgccgtatatgaaactggaaaaGAACTGCTCTTACGAACATGCGACAGTgaaggtgttggtggagttggcgtcctcgtcaaaacgagtatggcaaagaacatcgactcttttgaacaacttacgacccaaatcggacgtctgcggatgagaagatgtggcccaacaccagctttgactatcttcgtcgctaacgctccaacatcaagctacgaagaagaagaagtcgaagctttctatatggacctggagaagttctaccgagaagatcgtgccttttacaaggtcataattggcgatttcaacgccaaagttggcccaagaagaacgccggaggaactttacatcgggacccacggcctacaatggaatgaccaaggggagaggctctccgagttcatgaTGACGACTAAGaacatccatgggaactcgcaattccagaagccctcctgtCTAcactggacgtgggagtcacccggtggagggtgccgtaatgaaatagaccacatcatcgtcaataaaaggttctgcctgacggacgttctgtcgctgttgtaccaaagttctatacgggatcggaccatcgcttcctccgaggaagatttccttcacaaggagagagcagagaaagccgtcaagttgagaaagagaaatcccaggactatcatcaactgggatctcttcgctacgctagccggcttttgggaagattccgcaatggacaacttcgacgaggaatatgaccggcttgttgaccaccttcacgactgcgcgaagaaggctgagagttttaaaagcaccaagaggcgccggtctcttgaaactcttgagctgatacaccagcgtggagcagcacgagccgaagggaaccaagaacccacgtccgagctcgcaaggctttgcagagaggcgataaaggaagaccttaaagagagaagagcagaagtgctggctgaagctgcaaaggcggggaaaagcatccgctatgcccgtcaagacttcgccagtcgcaaaacgaggatgactgctctttggaacccaaagggaacaaccattgcatcgagaagggggatggagaaaatcatctacgacttctactctaatctcttcgacagccatgtccatttgcctcctcaccatctgagggaagacggacaagtcattccagaggtcatcccgtccgaaatacgacatgctatcatgtcagtaagaaatcgtacggcacccagtcccgacagaataagaccagaacacctgaagagccttccgccagtgctcatcaacaccctggcgaggctctttacacgttatctgtcggaatgcaaggttcctaaacagtggaagaccagcaagaccgtgttgttctataaaaagggagatccacatgacatcggcaactatcgtccaatctgcctactgtccgtcatctacaagctctttacaagagtgatccttaataggattgaaaaagttttggatgaaggacagccatgcgagcaagcagggtttcgaaaaggattcagcacgattgaccacattcacactgtttcgaagcTCATCGAGGTAttacgagagtacaagatgccacTCTGTCCCACcatcatcgacttgaagaaggccttcgactcagttgagacggaagtggtcgtggaagccttggacaaccaaggcgtccctactcagtacataaaggtacttcgagagttgtacagtaagttcacgaccggaatttcgccattctacaagaacatcatcattgacgtgaagagggcg gacgacatgggagtgaaggttgatggtcggcagctacaccatttgcgctttgctgatgacatcgtactgataacacctagcatcaaccaagcggaacgaatgctgacatTCGAATgccgacgaaacatgtggatgcatcggtcttcagctgaatctacaaaagacgatgttcatgcggaacggatgggtctcggatgccccattcacgctcaacggaacgaacatatccgaatgcaccagctacgtttatctgggtcgggaactgaacatgatgaacgacctgaccccgagctgggcaggaggagacgagcggcttggggagcgtacaagagcatcgaggatgtagtgaagaagaccaggaacacccggctccgtgctcacctcttcaacaccaccgtacttcctgctttgacctatgcttcggaaacctgggcatttcgcaagcaggaagaaaacgcgatgagcgtcattgaacgcgcagttgagagagtgatgctaggagcatcccgtttcacgcaagtgagggacgggattcgaagtcctctcctacgtcaacgatcgaagattagagacgccgccgtgtttgccaaggaaagtaaaataaggtgggtcggacacgtgatgcgctttaatgacaaccgttgggccagagccgtgagcgtcTGGGTtgcccgcgatattaagcgcactacaggaagaccgccgaccccatggtcagatttcttcacgaagtccttcaaggaaaggtatgatgctcttcgtgtcccacgcgaaaggagaaatCACTTGGCTACTCTgacacgcgatcgggacaaatggaagaattactggcgcccgctcgaccagttcgaagatcaacgggagtcaaggtga
- a CDS encoding hypothetical protein (NECATOR_CHRX.G25788.T2): protein MLTFECRRNMWMHRSSAESTKDDVHAERMGLGCPIHAQRNEHIRMHQLRLSGSGTEHDERPDPELGRRRRAAWGAYKSIEDVVKKTRNTRLRAHLFNTTVLPALTYASETWAFRKQEENAMSVIERAVERVMLGASRFTQVRDGIRSPLLRQRSKIRDAAVFAKESKIRWVGHVMRFNDNRWARAVSVWVARDIKRTTGRPPTPWSDFFTKSFKERYDALRVPRERRNHLATLTRDRDKWKNYWRPLDQFEDQRESR, encoded by the coding sequence atgctgacatTCGAATgccgacgaaacatgtggatgcatcggtcttcagctgaatctacaaaagacgatgttcatgcggaacggatgggtctcggatgccccattcacgctcaacggaacgaacatatccgaatgcaccagctacgtttatctgggtcgggaactgaacatgatgaacgacctgaccccgagctgggcaggaggagacgagcggcttggggagcgtacaagagcatcgaggatgtagtgaagaagaccaggaacacccggctccgtgctcacctcttcaacaccaccgtacttcctgctttgacctatgcttcggaaacctgggcatttcgcaagcaggaagaaaacgcgatgagcgtcattgaacgcgcagttgagagagtgatgctaggagcatcccgtttcacgcaagtgagggacgggattcgaagtcctctcctacgtcaacgatcgaagattagagacgccgccgtgtttgccaaggaaagtaaaataaggtgggtcggacacgtgatgcgctttaatgacaaccgttgggccagagccgtgagcgtcTGGGTtgcccgcgatattaagcgcactacaggaagaccgccgaccccatggtcagatttcttcacgaagtccttcaaggaaaggtatgatgctcttcgtgtcccacgcgaaaggagaaatCACTTGGCTACTCTgacacgcgatcgggacaaatggaagaattactggcgcccgctcgaccagttcgaagatcaacgggagtcaaggtga
- a CDS encoding hypothetical protein (NECATOR_CHRX.G25788.T1): MMQAKKIKYVIGLTETRRRHPLNAVYETGKELLLRTCDSEGVGGVGVLVKTSMAKNIDSFEQLTTQIGRLRMRRCGPTPALTIFVANAPTSSYEEEEVEAFYMDLEKFYREDRAFYKVIIGDFNAKVGPRRTPEELYIGTHGLQWNDQGERLSEFMMTTKNIHGNSQFQKPSCLHWTWESPGGGCRNEIDHIIVNKRFCLTDVLSLLYQSSIRDRTIASSEEDFLHKERAEKAVKLRKRNPRTIINWDLFATLAGFWEDSAMDNFDEEYDRLVDHLHDCAKKAESFKSTKRRRSLETLELIHQRGAARAEGNQEPTSELARLCREAIKEDLKERRAEVLAEAAKAGKSIRYARQDFASRKTRMTALWNPKGTTIASRRGMEKIIYDFYSNLFDSHVHLPPHHLREDGQVIPEVIPSEIRHAIMSVRNRTAPSPDRIRPEHLKSLPPVLINTLARLFTRYLSECKVPKQWKTSKTVLFYKKGDPHDIGNYRPICLLSVIYKLFTRVILNRIEKVLDEGQPCEQAGFRKGFSTIDHIHTVSKLIEVLREYKMPLCPTIIDLKKAFDSVETEVVVEALDNQGVPTQYIKVLRELYSKFTTGISPFYKNIIIDVKRAVRQGDTISPKIFTATLENAMRKLE, from the coding sequence atgatgcaagccaagaagattaagtatgtcatcggactgaccgagacgagacgacgtcaccctctcaacgccgtatatgaaactggaaaaGAACTGCTCTTACGAACATGCGACAGTgaaggtgttggtggagttggcgtcctcgtcaaaacgagtatggcaaagaacatcgactcttttgaacaacttacgacccaaatcggacgtctgcggatgagaagatgtggcccaacaccagctttgactatcttcgtcgctaacgctccaacatcaagctacgaagaagaagaagtcgaagctttctatatggacctggagaagttctaccgagaagatcgtgccttttacaaggtcataattggcgatttcaacgccaaagttggcccaagaagaacgccggaggaactttacatcgggacccacggcctacaatggaatgaccaaggggagaggctctccgagttcatgaTGACGACTAAGaacatccatgggaactcgcaattccagaagccctcctgtCTAcactggacgtgggagtcacccggtggagggtgccgtaatgaaatagaccacatcatcgtcaataaaaggttctgcctgacggacgttctgtcgctgttgtaccaaagttctatacgggatcggaccatcgcttcctccgaggaagatttccttcacaaggagagagcagagaaagccgtcaagttgagaaagagaaatcccaggactatcatcaactgggatctcttcgctacgctagccggcttttgggaagattccgcaatggacaacttcgacgaggaatatgaccggcttgttgaccaccttcacgactgcgcgaagaaggctgagagttttaaaagcaccaagaggcgccggtctcttgaaactcttgagctgatacaccagcgtggagcagcacgagccgaagggaaccaagaacccacgtccgagctcgcaaggctttgcagagaggcgataaaggaagaccttaaagagagaagagcagaagtgctggctgaagctgcaaaggcggggaaaagcatccgctatgcccgtcaagacttcgccagtcgcaaaacgaggatgactgctctttggaacccaaagggaacaaccattgcatcgagaagggggatggagaaaatcatctacgacttctactctaatctcttcgacagccatgtccatttgcctcctcaccatctgagggaagacggacaagtcattccagaggtcatcccgtccgaaatacgacatgctatcatgtcagtaagaaatcgtacggcacccagtcccgacagaataagaccagaacacctgaagagccttccgccagtgctcatcaacaccctggcgaggctctttacacgttatctgtcggaatgcaaggttcctaaacagtggaagaccagcaagaccgtgttgttctataaaaagggagatccacatgacatcggcaactatcgtccaatctgcctactgtccgtcatctacaagctctttacaagagtgatccttaataggattgaaaaagttttggatgaaggacagccatgcgagcaagcagggtttcgaaaaggattcagcacgattgaccacattcacactgtttcgaagcTCATCGAGGTAttacgagagtacaagatgccacTCTGTCCCACcatcatcgacttgaagaaggccttcgactcagttgagacggaagtggtcgtggaagccttggacaaccaaggcgtccctactcagtacataaaggtacttcgagagttgtacagtaagttcacgaccggaatttcgccattctacaagaacatcatcattgacgtgaagagggcggtccgacagggtgatacaatttcacccaaaatattcacagccaccctcgagaatgcaatgcgaaagttggaatag
- a CDS encoding hypothetical protein (NECATOR_CHRX.G25789.T2), with translation MACIVVVAGPFCCQKCRMSTTFIVLLTGVCVGTACFVYWQANLEGQTFTLQHTPVHDLFSYEYGHERSILSWSFYMAVTSAGLFGLSAILLCISSRIGDEFNGDMIATV, from the exons ATGGCATGTATTGTGGTTGTGGCTGGTCCATTTTGTTGTCAAAAATGTCGTATGTCAACAACATTCATCGTACTTTTGACGG GAGTATGTGTAGGAACtgcttgttttgtttattggCAAGCGAATCTGGAAGGACAAACATTCACATTGCAACATACTCCAGTACATGATTTATTTTCGTATGAATAT GGACATGAAAGGAGTATCTTGTCCTGGTCATTTTATATGGCTGTTACTAGCGCTGGTCTTTTTGGTCTTTCTGCTATTTTGTTAT gCATCTCTTCTCGTATTGGAGACGAGTTTAATGGCGACATGATAGCAACAGTATGA